The following proteins come from a genomic window of Phacochoerus africanus isolate WHEZ1 chromosome 9, ROS_Pafr_v1, whole genome shotgun sequence:
- the LOC125135682 gene encoding HLA class II histocompatibility antigen, DRB1 beta chain-like isoform X2, giving the protein MVRLWSPGSSWTVVLTVILMVLSPPLAWAGDTRIFMIQGKSECHFSNGTQQVRFLDRYIYNWDELVRFDSDMGEYRAVTPMGQPAAKYWNSQKDILKRMRAAVDTFCRSNYEFFESCTVQRRVKPRVTMYPAKTQPLQHHNLLVCSVTGFYPGHVEVRWFRNGQEEAAGVVSTGLIPNGDWTFQTMVMLETVPQSGEVYTCRVEHPSLTSPVTVEWSERLSDSLVPQAPRRGHTCP; this is encoded by the exons ATGGTGCGTCTTTGGTCCCCTGGAAGCTCCTGGACAGTAGTTCTGACAGTGATACTGATGGTGCTGAGCCCTCCCCTGGCTTGGGCAGGGGACACCCGAA TTTTCATGATACAGGGTAAGTCCGAGTGTCATTTCTCCAACGGAACGCAGCAGGTGCGGTTCCTGGACAGATACATCTACAACTGGGACGAGTTGGTGCGCTTCGACAGCGACATGGGGGAGTACAGGGCGGTGACCCCAATGGGGCAGCCGGCTGCCAAGTACTGGAACAGCCAGAAGGACATCCTGAAGCGGATGCGAGCCGCAGTGGACACGTTCTGCAGAAGCAACTATGAATTTTTTGAGAGCTGCACGGTGCAGCGACGAG TCAAGCCCAGAGTGACGATGTATCCTGCAAAGACCCAGCCCCTGCAGCACCATAACCTCCTGGTCTGCTCTGTGACCGGGTTCTACCCAGGCCACGTGGAGGTCAGGTGGTTCCGGAACGGCCAGGAAGAGGCGGCGGGGGTGGTCTCCACAGGCCTGATCCCTAATGGAGACTGGACCTTCCAGACCATGGTGATGCTTGAAACGGTTCCTCAGAGTGGAGAGGTCTACACCTGCCGAGTGGAGCACCCCAGCCTGACGAGCCCCGTCACAGTGGAATGGAGTGAGAGGCTTTCTGACTCTCTAGTCCCTCAGGCACCAAGGAGGGGACATACTTGCCCCTGA
- the LOC125135684 gene encoding HLA class II histocompatibility antigen, DO beta chain-like isoform X3: MQPEVTVHPERTPSLQLRNLLLCSVTGFYPGAIEIRWFRNGQEQREGVLAPGLVRNGDWTFQTVVMLEMTPELGDVYTCLVDHPSLLSPVSVEWRAHSEHSWRKVLSGVAAFLVGLIFLVGIVLHVKGPES, from the exons A TGCAACCGGAGGTGACAGTGCATCCGGAGAGGACCCCATCCCTGCAGCTCCGCAACCTGCTGCTTTGCTCTGTGACAGGATTCTACCCAGGTGCCATCGAGATCAGGTGGTTCCGGAACGGGCAGGAGCAGAGAGAGGGGGTCCTGGCCCCTGGCCTCGTCAGGAATGGAGACTGGACCTTTCAGACAGTGGTGATGCTGGAAATGACTCCTGAGCTTGGGGACGTCTACACCTGCCTTGTTGATCATCCCAGCCTGCTGAGCCCCGTTTCTGTGGAGTGGA GAGCTCACTCTGAACATTCTTGGAGAAAGGTGCTGAGTGGAGTTGCAGCCTTCCTGGTGGGGCTCATCTTTTTGGTGGGGATTGTCCTTCATGTCAAGGGTCCGGAAAG
- the LOC125135682 gene encoding HLA class II histocompatibility antigen, DRB1 beta chain-like isoform X1, with amino-acid sequence MVRLWSPGSSWTVVLTVILMVLSPPLAWAGDTRTVFMIQGKSECHFSNGTQQVRFLDRYIYNWDELVRFDSDMGEYRAVTPMGQPAAKYWNSQKDILKRMRAAVDTFCRSNYEFFESCTVQRRVKPRVTMYPAKTQPLQHHNLLVCSVTGFYPGHVEVRWFRNGQEEAAGVVSTGLIPNGDWTFQTMVMLETVPQSGEVYTCRVEHPSLTSPVTVEWSERLSDSLVPQAPRRGHTCP; translated from the exons ATGGTGCGTCTTTGGTCCCCTGGAAGCTCCTGGACAGTAGTTCTGACAGTGATACTGATGGTGCTGAGCCCTCCCCTGGCTTGGGCAGGGGACACCCGAA CAGTTTTCATGATACAGGGTAAGTCCGAGTGTCATTTCTCCAACGGAACGCAGCAGGTGCGGTTCCTGGACAGATACATCTACAACTGGGACGAGTTGGTGCGCTTCGACAGCGACATGGGGGAGTACAGGGCGGTGACCCCAATGGGGCAGCCGGCTGCCAAGTACTGGAACAGCCAGAAGGACATCCTGAAGCGGATGCGAGCCGCAGTGGACACGTTCTGCAGAAGCAACTATGAATTTTTTGAGAGCTGCACGGTGCAGCGACGAG TCAAGCCCAGAGTGACGATGTATCCTGCAAAGACCCAGCCCCTGCAGCACCATAACCTCCTGGTCTGCTCTGTGACCGGGTTCTACCCAGGCCACGTGGAGGTCAGGTGGTTCCGGAACGGCCAGGAAGAGGCGGCGGGGGTGGTCTCCACAGGCCTGATCCCTAATGGAGACTGGACCTTCCAGACCATGGTGATGCTTGAAACGGTTCCTCAGAGTGGAGAGGTCTACACCTGCCGAGTGGAGCACCCCAGCCTGACGAGCCCCGTCACAGTGGAATGGAGTGAGAGGCTTTCTGACTCTCTAGTCCCTCAGGCACCAAGGAGGGGACATACTTGCCCCTGA